A stretch of Microbacterium caowuchunii DNA encodes these proteins:
- the kdpB gene encoding potassium-transporting ATPase subunit KdpB, whose protein sequence is MSTSSIAPLPGSTTLDAGPRSPRGPKPTGTFGWSALVRALPGALRKLNPTALWHNPVMFLVWVGAALTTLIALAEPFLGGAEQPGGDAVPAGFTWGIAVWLWLTVLFANIAESVAEGRGKAQAASLRRTRTSTMARRVASYDPAMDPTAEDAPLVEVASSALQLGDLVVVSAGELIPGDGDVVQGIATVDESAITGESAPVVRESGGDRSAVTGGTRVLSDRIVVRITSKPGETFVDRMIALVEGASRQKTPNEIALNILLASLSIVFVMVVLTLNPIASYAASPVSIPVLVALLVCLIPTTIGALLSAIGIAGMDRLVQRNVLAMSGRAVEAAGDVTTLLLDKTGTITYGNRRATDFIRMPGITDDDLTRAAALASLADPTPEGTSVVELAGTRGIRAHLPADAVVVPFTAQTRMSGLDLADGTILRKGAGSAVMAWLEAAGIPLDDSTRGHLTRETDAIGQTGGTPLVVAEIDASGHGRLLGVIHLKDVVKEGLRDRFTELRSMGIRTVMITGDNPLTAKAIAAEAGVDDYLAEATPEDKLALIAREQEGGNLVAMTGDGTNDAPALAQADVGVAMNTGTSAAKEAGNMVDLDSDPTKLIDIVRIGKQLLITRGALTTFSLANDIAKYFAIIPAMFMTVFPGLAALNIMQLHSPASAVTSAIIFNAIVIVALIPLALRGVKYRPAGATQILSHNLLVYGLGGVIAPFIGIKLIDLVVSLIPGF, encoded by the coding sequence ATGTCCACCTCATCCATTGCCCCTCTCCCCGGCAGCACGACCCTGGACGCCGGCCCCCGCTCCCCCCGGGGACCCAAGCCGACCGGCACCTTCGGCTGGTCTGCGCTGGTACGAGCGCTGCCCGGCGCGCTGCGCAAACTGAACCCCACGGCGCTGTGGCACAACCCGGTCATGTTCCTGGTCTGGGTGGGGGCAGCCCTGACGACCCTGATCGCTCTGGCCGAACCGTTCCTCGGCGGCGCCGAGCAACCCGGCGGCGACGCCGTCCCGGCCGGCTTCACCTGGGGCATCGCCGTCTGGTTGTGGCTCACCGTCCTCTTCGCCAACATCGCCGAATCGGTCGCCGAAGGACGCGGAAAGGCCCAAGCTGCCAGCCTCCGCAGGACACGCACCAGCACGATGGCCCGCCGGGTCGCCTCGTACGACCCGGCCATGGATCCGACGGCCGAGGATGCGCCCCTGGTGGAGGTGGCATCTTCGGCCCTTCAGCTCGGCGACCTGGTCGTGGTCTCCGCGGGCGAGCTCATCCCCGGGGACGGGGATGTCGTGCAGGGCATCGCCACGGTCGACGAATCGGCCATCACCGGCGAGAGTGCGCCCGTCGTCCGGGAGTCCGGCGGCGATCGCAGCGCCGTGACCGGCGGCACCCGGGTGCTGTCCGACCGCATCGTGGTCCGCATCACCTCGAAACCGGGCGAGACGTTCGTGGACCGCATGATCGCGCTTGTGGAGGGCGCCAGCCGACAGAAGACCCCGAACGAGATCGCCCTGAACATCCTCTTGGCGAGCCTGTCGATCGTGTTCGTCATGGTCGTACTCACGTTGAACCCGATCGCGTCCTACGCGGCCAGCCCGGTCAGCATCCCCGTTCTCGTCGCCCTGCTGGTGTGCCTCATCCCGACGACCATCGGCGCCCTGCTCTCAGCTATCGGCATCGCCGGGATGGACCGCCTCGTGCAACGCAACGTGCTGGCGATGTCCGGCCGTGCCGTCGAAGCGGCCGGCGACGTCACCACACTGCTGCTGGACAAGACCGGGACCATCACCTACGGCAACCGCCGAGCGACGGACTTCATCCGGATGCCCGGAATCACGGACGACGACCTCACCCGGGCCGCCGCCCTGGCGTCGCTCGCCGACCCCACCCCGGAGGGGACATCGGTCGTCGAGCTCGCCGGAACGCGCGGCATCCGCGCCCACCTGCCCGCCGATGCGGTGGTGGTGCCGTTCACCGCACAGACCCGCATGAGCGGGCTGGACCTCGCCGACGGCACGATCCTCCGCAAGGGAGCCGGATCCGCCGTGATGGCATGGCTTGAGGCGGCAGGCATCCCCCTCGACGACAGCACGCGCGGCCACCTGACCCGCGAGACCGACGCGATCGGTCAGACCGGCGGCACACCCCTCGTGGTCGCAGAGATCGACGCATCCGGCCACGGCCGTCTTCTCGGAGTCATCCATCTCAAGGATGTCGTCAAGGAGGGCCTGCGCGACCGGTTCACGGAGCTGCGCAGCATGGGCATCCGCACCGTGATGATCACCGGGGATAACCCGCTGACCGCGAAGGCGATCGCCGCAGAAGCCGGCGTGGACGATTACCTGGCAGAGGCCACCCCGGAGGACAAACTCGCCCTGATCGCGCGCGAACAGGAGGGAGGCAACCTCGTCGCGATGACCGGTGACGGCACGAACGATGCCCCGGCCCTCGCCCAGGCGGATGTCGGCGTGGCGATGAACACCGGCACGTCCGCGGCGAAAGAGGCCGGCAACATGGTCGATCTGGACTCGGACCCGACCAAGCTGATCGATATCGTGCGGATCGGCAAGCAACTGCTGATCACCCGCGGGGCCCTCACCACCTTCTCCCTGGCGAACGACATCGCGAAGTACTTCGCGATCATTCCCGCGATGTTCATGACGGTCTTCCCCGGCCTCGCCGCGCTGAACATCATGCAGCTGCACTCCCCCGCATCCGCCGTCACCAGCGCGATCATCTTCAACGCGATCGTCATCGTCGCGCTGATCCCCCTGGCGCTGCGGGGAGTGAAGTATCGCCCCGCGGGCGCAACGCAGATCCTCAGTCACAACCTGCTGGTCTACGGACTCGGCGGCGTCATCGCCCCCTTCATCGGCATCAAGCTCATCGACCTGGTCGTGAGCCTCATCCCGGGCTTCTGA
- the kdpA gene encoding potassium-transporting ATPase subunit KdpA, which produces MAPDAAAIWSGVLQAATLLLMLALLYRPLGDWIARIYTSPKDWRVERGLYRVVGVDSGSEQTWTAYVRAVLIFSLMGVLFVYALQRCQAVLPYSLGLPAVPEGLAFNTAVSFVTNTNWQSYSPELTMGYTVQLAGLAVQNFVSAAVGIAVAIALVRGFARRDSTTIGNFWVDLVRGVTRLLLPLAVIGALALLAAGVVQNFTGLTEVATITGGTQVLPGGPVASQEAIKELGTNGGGFFNANSAHPFENPTPWSNVLEMLLILAIPFAMPRAFGKIIGDNRQGYAILAVMGALFVASIVAGTWLEALNLGTAPQLAGAPMEGKEQRFGLFGSTLFAGVTTLTSTGAVNSMHDSYTALGGMMPMVNMMLGEVAPGGVGSGLYGMLVLAVIAVFVGGLLVGRTPEYLGKKIGPREIKLASLYILVTPTLVLAGTALSFGIPAIRADMESTSIWNPGIHGMSEVLYAFTSAANNNGSAFAGLTANTPWLNTALGIAMLLGRFIPIVLVLALAGSLAAQSTRPTTVGTLPTHRPQFVGLLAVVSVIITALTYFPVLALGPLAEGLV; this is translated from the coding sequence ATGGCCCCGGATGCCGCCGCCATCTGGTCAGGCGTGCTCCAGGCCGCCACGCTGCTGCTGATGCTGGCGCTCCTCTACCGTCCCCTCGGTGACTGGATCGCTCGCATCTACACGAGCCCGAAGGACTGGCGCGTCGAGCGTGGGCTGTACCGGGTCGTCGGTGTCGACTCGGGATCGGAGCAGACCTGGACCGCGTACGTGCGAGCCGTGCTGATCTTCTCGCTGATGGGCGTGCTCTTCGTCTACGCCCTGCAGCGGTGCCAGGCGGTGCTCCCCTACTCCCTCGGGCTACCGGCCGTCCCCGAGGGTCTCGCCTTCAACACGGCGGTGTCGTTCGTCACGAACACCAACTGGCAGTCCTATTCGCCCGAACTGACGATGGGCTACACCGTCCAGCTCGCAGGGCTCGCCGTGCAGAACTTCGTCTCCGCCGCGGTCGGCATCGCCGTGGCGATCGCGCTGGTTCGGGGCTTCGCGCGCCGCGACTCGACGACGATCGGCAATTTCTGGGTCGACCTGGTGCGTGGCGTCACACGACTGTTGCTTCCTCTGGCCGTGATCGGTGCGCTCGCGCTGCTGGCCGCGGGTGTCGTGCAGAACTTCACCGGTTTAACCGAGGTCGCGACGATCACGGGGGGAACACAGGTCCTGCCGGGCGGGCCCGTCGCTTCGCAGGAGGCCATCAAGGAACTCGGCACCAACGGCGGCGGGTTCTTCAACGCCAACTCGGCGCATCCGTTCGAGAACCCCACGCCCTGGAGCAACGTGCTCGAGATGCTGCTGATCCTCGCGATCCCGTTCGCGATGCCGCGCGCATTCGGCAAGATCATCGGCGACAACCGTCAGGGATACGCCATCCTGGCCGTCATGGGGGCGCTCTTCGTCGCCTCGATCGTCGCCGGGACGTGGCTGGAGGCTCTGAATCTCGGTACCGCACCCCAGCTAGCGGGCGCCCCGATGGAGGGCAAGGAACAGCGGTTCGGCCTGTTCGGCTCGACGCTGTTCGCCGGGGTCACCACCCTCACTTCGACCGGCGCCGTCAATTCCATGCACGATTCGTATACCGCGCTCGGCGGCATGATGCCGATGGTCAACATGATGCTCGGAGAGGTGGCCCCCGGCGGGGTCGGTTCCGGGCTGTACGGGATGCTGGTGCTCGCGGTCATCGCCGTCTTCGTCGGCGGGTTGCTCGTCGGTCGCACCCCGGAATACCTGGGCAAGAAGATCGGGCCCCGCGAGATCAAGCTCGCCAGCCTCTACATCCTCGTCACCCCGACCCTCGTGCTCGCCGGCACAGCGCTCAGTTTCGGAATCCCCGCCATCCGAGCGGATATGGAGTCGACCTCCATCTGGAATCCCGGTATTCACGGCATGAGCGAAGTGCTGTACGCCTTCACGTCGGCGGCGAACAACAACGGCTCGGCGTTCGCCGGGCTCACGGCCAACACCCCCTGGTTGAACACCGCGCTCGGCATCGCGATGCTCCTCGGCCGGTTCATCCCCATCGTCCTGGTGCTCGCACTGGCGGGGTCCCTCGCCGCGCAGTCCACACGACCGACCACCGTCGGCACCCTCCCCACCCACCGCCCGCAGTTCGTCGGGCTCCTCGCCGTCGTATCCGTGATCATCACGGCGCTCACCTATTTCCCCGTTCTCGCGCTGGGTCCCCTGGCGGAAGGGCTCGTCTGA
- a CDS encoding potassium-transporting ATPase subunit F produces MIVFSAVASALAVAAIVYLLVALVSPERF; encoded by the coding sequence GTGATCGTCTTCTCTGCCGTTGCCAGCGCGCTCGCCGTTGCGGCGATCGTCTATCTGCTGGTCGCCCTCGTCTCTCCGGAGCGATTCTGA
- a CDS encoding universal stress protein: MCAQFSPDAVVSSRGRGGFAGLLWGSGQCSVCRHGPCPVLVVHAGPSGIEA; this comes from the coding sequence ATCTGTGCCCAGTTCTCGCCCGATGCTGTCGTTAGCAGCCGCGGAAGAGGCGGGTTCGCCGGGCTCCTGTGGGGTTCCGGTCAGTGCAGCGTGTGCCGCCACGGACCATGTCCCGTTCTGGTCGTTCACGCGGGGCCATCTGGGATCGAAGCATGA